A window of the Hordeum vulgare subsp. vulgare chromosome 5H, MorexV3_pseudomolecules_assembly, whole genome shotgun sequence genome harbors these coding sequences:
- the LOC123396657 gene encoding protein trichome birefringence-like 10: MVGSPTKRLARRVMKRPLEKAGMVGLAVMATATAALLLLVCAASLRCSAALDYALAAPRKLWSGGVSIAAETSPSPSAERGRGAHAAAAMVVGEECDLFNGSWMWDDTYPLYESKDCPFLDVGFRCSENGRPDASYVKWRWQPSRCDLPRFDAKFMLEKLRNRRVVFVGDSIGRNQWESLLCMLSSAVPNKKSIYEINGSPITKHMGFLIFKFSDYNCTVEYYRSPFIVLQGRAPAGAPKVVKYTVRVDAMDWMSGRGKWSSADILIFNTGHWWNYEKTTRGGAYFQEGSEVKMEMTVIDAYQKSIRTLSNWLHKEVNTSNTQVIFRTYAPVHFRGGDWRSGGSCHLETLPDATPLKSLEQWADMLQPVHNVLGSSIRPKLAGLAILNVTQMTAQRKDGHLSVYLSPSGPVPLHRQDCSHWCLPGVPDTWNELLYAVFMKRQTMMNQNVSLAGSTTLNTG; the protein is encoded by the exons atGGTGGGGTCGCCGACGAAGCGGCTGGCGCGGCGGGTGATGAAGAGGCCGCTGGAGAAGGCCGGGATGGTGGGGCTCGCCGTGATGGCCACGGCCACCGCCGCGCTCCTGCTGCTCGTCTGCGCCGCGTCGCTCCGCTGCTCCGCCGCCCTCGACTACGCGCTCGCGGCGCCCAGGAAGCTCTGGAGCGGCGGGGTCTCCATCGCGGCCGagacgtcgccgtcgccgtcggcgGAGAGGGGGCGCGGCGCCCATgcggcggcggcgatggtggtAGGGGAGGAGTGCGACCTGTTCAACGGGAGCTGGATGTGGGATGACACCTACCCGCTCTACGAGTCCAAGGACTGCCCCTTCTTAGACGTCGGGTTCCGGTGCTCGGAAAACGGCCGGCCGGACGCTTCCTATGTCAAATGGCGGTGGCAGCCGTCGCGCTGCGATCTACCCAG ATTTGATGCCAAATTTATGCTCGAGAAGCTACGGAATAGAAGGGTGGTATTTGTTGGTGATTCAATTGGAAGGAACCAATGGGAGTCTCTGCTTTGTATGCTCTCTAGTGCTGTTCCTAACAAGAAGTCCATCTATGAAATTAATGGGAgtcccatcacaaagcacatggGTTTCTTGATTTTCAAATTTAGCGACTACAATTGCACTGTGGAGTATTACAGATCTCCTTTTATAGTCCTTCAAGGCCGTGCACCAGCTGGAGCCCCTAAGGTTGTTAAGTACACAGTTAGGGTGGATGCCATGGATTGGATGTCGGGCCGCGGTAAGTGGAGCAGTGCTGATATTTTGATCTTTAACACCGGGCATTGGTGGAACTACGAGAAAACTACCAGAGG GGGCGCCTATTTCCAAGAAGGAAGtgaggtgaagatggagatgactGTTATTGATGCGTACCAAAAATCAATACGAACACTATCCAATTGGCTTCACAAAGAAGTTAACACAAGCAACACCCAGGTCATCTTCCGTACTTATGCTCCTGTGCACTTCAG AGGTGGTGACTGGAGGAGTGGAGGGAGttgccacttggaaactcttcctGACGCGACGCCACTCAAATCACTGGAGCAATGGGCTGACATGCTTCAACCTGTGCATAATGTTCTTGGGAGCAGCATCAGGCCCAAGCTGGCTGGGTTGGCTATATTGAACGTGACACAGATGACAGCGCAGCGGAAAGATGGTCACCTCTCAGTATACCTCAGCCCTTCAGGGCCTGTCCCTCTGCACAGACAGGATTGCAGCCATTGGTGCTTGCCTGGAGTTCCTGATACATGGAACGAGCTTCTGTACGCTGTCTTCATGAAAAGGCAAACGATGATGAACCAAAATGTTTCTCTTGCTGGCTCAACAACACTGAACACAGGCTGA